A genomic segment from Moorena sp. SIOASIH encodes:
- a CDS encoding ABC transporter substrate-binding protein, with amino-acid sequence MSTDESLTEDNQEWQLAELVDAIASEIDHAEDTLSLKSYARGKSLAIKQLNLDLEVTVRRGRDGEIWFRTVVDPKENGATVLKLDFTQVLQSQLHGVRKALDQPVDNRPLATLPDITEKEIKQLNAIAIYSVDDLERYTQTPAMIAEVSRKTDIPDPRIRMWRQLPFLTEVKPAKSPPGSSVVIEGGNLGSVASPDALVLFQGQPAQIITWSESRLSVIMPQVRGFGVLFAVIDGQTTNTIPWEATTIDLLVRDITLNPPLPVAGDLITLEAVLINHGSSPSGSFQVEWTINNLSDLSPHGTLKPNQRSQDSSIRHQLRFKAGFHIIRFTADPQQQLPDINPNNSTFTKKIWVKSRQELTIADFRPIKTLDPLLNPNLGPADVLSLVFRGLCRFNCLGGLLVPDLAVKWKLENVDKITKILYFQLHDNLRFHDGTPLTVADVEFTYQVLQKIDSPWRKLVLTSIRDIKVVDQKTIAFTLQSAPQRLPSQSHRLREIDSIESVAKPPIHPQLLTVGIVPRHGYGTEGFGIKPIGTGPFQVETFGSSGIELSAFPDYWQGTPRFDQIVIPVICDHNQLLDMVLGHKVTAAVLPYSKDLAQTLRENKEWTVVPLTQSQQQLLQVQSTRIQERMPNPFNTNWNAHLWYSTSESGEVQSYGFEGVGSRD; translated from the coding sequence ATGAGTACTGATGAGTCACTAACAGAGGATAACCAAGAATGGCAGTTGGCAGAATTGGTGGATGCGATCGCATCGGAAATTGACCATGCGGAAGATACTCTCTCCCTTAAATCCTATGCTCGTGGTAAGTCTTTGGCTATCAAACAGCTAAACCTGGATTTGGAAGTAACAGTGCGCCGTGGTCGAGATGGGGAAATTTGGTTTCGGACGGTGGTTGATCCCAAGGAAAATGGTGCTACTGTTCTCAAATTGGATTTTACCCAGGTACTACAGAGTCAGTTGCATGGGGTACGTAAGGCTCTAGATCAACCAGTAGATAACCGTCCTCTGGCTACGTTACCAGATATTACAGAGAAGGAGATCAAACAACTAAATGCGATCGCAATTTACTCGGTTGATGACCTAGAGCGCTACACCCAAACCCCAGCAATGATCGCCGAAGTTAGCCGCAAAACTGATATTCCCGACCCAAGGATTCGGATGTGGCGACAACTCCCATTTTTGACTGAAGTGAAACCAGCTAAATCCCCACCGGGGAGTAGTGTGGTGATTGAAGGGGGTAATTTGGGTTCTGTGGCTTCACCCGATGCTCTAGTTTTGTTTCAGGGTCAGCCAGCCCAAATCATCACTTGGAGTGAGTCCCGCCTGAGTGTGATTATGCCCCAAGTCAGGGGTTTTGGTGTACTGTTTGCTGTGATTGACGGTCAAACTACCAATACTATTCCTTGGGAAGCCACTACTATTGATTTATTGGTGCGTGACATTACCCTAAATCCTCCATTACCAGTAGCAGGGGATTTAATTACATTAGAAGCAGTTCTGATTAATCACGGAAGTAGCCCTTCCGGTTCTTTCCAAGTTGAGTGGACTATCAACAATCTATCTGACCTTAGTCCCCATGGCACCTTAAAACCGAATCAGCGATCGCAAGACAGCAGCATTCGTCATCAACTTAGGTTCAAGGCTGGCTTCCATATCATCCGCTTCACTGCTGATCCACAACAACAACTCCCCGATATCAACCCAAACAACAGCACATTTACCAAAAAGATTTGGGTTAAATCGCGCCAAGAGCTTACCATTGCTGATTTTCGTCCGATTAAGACCCTTGACCCTTTGCTCAACCCAAACCTAGGACCAGCGGATGTATTGAGTCTGGTTTTTCGGGGTTTATGTCGTTTTAATTGCTTAGGTGGGTTACTGGTTCCCGATCTTGCGGTGAAGTGGAAGCTAGAAAATGTAGACAAAATCACTAAAATCCTTTATTTCCAGCTTCATGACAACCTACGTTTCCACGATGGCACCCCTCTAACCGTTGCTGATGTTGAGTTCACTTATCAGGTACTACAGAAAATTGACTCACCCTGGCGCAAACTGGTTTTGACAAGCATCAGGGATATCAAAGTGGTAGATCAAAAAACCATTGCGTTTACATTACAGTCTGCCCCCCAAAGGTTACCCTCTCAATCCCATCGCCTCAGGGAAATTGATTCAATTGAGTCTGTAGCTAAACCTCCTATTCATCCCCAACTTTTAACCGTGGGAATTGTACCGCGCCATGGTTATGGTACAGAAGGCTTTGGGATAAAGCCGATTGGGACTGGACCATTCCAAGTTGAGACCTTCGGTTCTAGTGGAATCGAGTTGAGTGCTTTTCCAGACTATTGGCAAGGCACACCAAGATTTGATCAAATTGTGATTCCCGTCATCTGTGATCACAACCAGCTGCTCGATATGGTGCTAGGCCATAAGGTCACTGCAGCGGTGCTCCCTTACTCAAAAGACCTAGCACAGACCTTGAGGGAAAACAAAGAATGGACTGTCGTGCCTCTTACCCAATCTCAGCAACAGTTACTACAAGTACAATCGACTAGGATTCAGGAACGGATGCCTAATCCTTTCAATACAAACTGGAATGCTCATCTGTGGTATAGCACTTCTGAATCGGGTGAGGTACAAAGTTATGGGTTTGAGGGAGTCGGGAGTCGGGATTAG
- a CDS encoding pentapeptide repeat-containing protein: MTNLPEPLPPNQPEHSNNGSAKNSANGNSPPSPPQTQEDQHLSTLPLSNLPNKPTIGSVTPANRSLSVIILSAIAIMIVGLVIDNLWIGISGAIVALLVSLPVILPVVKQWLTNLLPPQQRIKVIASIGVVAGISGLLNFLGVYQNISNWLVKIKWDEFGSWADWVGALGQILIAVLAVFIAWRQYVISKDLTIQQNMITQQQTIDAYFQGVSDLALDDQGLLEDWPQERAFCEGRTAAILSSVDAHGKAKVLRFLSQARLLTPLRRDNHLGRPMLDGYGGYQEDRVYGIRVIDLNVMLAGSDLSGTDLRWTELGEANMVRANLSFSDLVQANLSRTVLYEANLTGADLKGVRLFYGSVETASPRSRTHPPDYRTGAYTGAVVENVNFTGVQRMDEKQHYYCCAWSGEKSRKTIPGGCQGIPNNLGR, translated from the coding sequence ATGACTAACTTGCCTGAGCCTCTGCCACCCAATCAGCCTGAACATAGTAACAACGGTAGTGCCAAGAACTCAGCCAATGGTAATTCACCACCATCTCCTCCCCAAACTCAAGAGGATCAACATTTATCTACCCTGCCGTTGTCAAATCTGCCCAATAAACCAACTATTGGATCGGTTACTCCTGCTAATCGCTCCCTAAGCGTAATTATTCTCAGTGCGATCGCTATCATGATTGTTGGGCTAGTGATTGATAACCTCTGGATTGGGATATCCGGAGCTATTGTAGCGCTGCTGGTTTCATTGCCAGTGATTTTACCGGTTGTCAAACAATGGCTTACTAATTTGTTGCCACCGCAACAAAGAATCAAAGTTATTGCCTCGATCGGAGTGGTAGCAGGAATAAGTGGCTTACTGAACTTTCTTGGTGTTTACCAAAACATCAGCAATTGGTTGGTTAAAATTAAATGGGATGAATTTGGGTCATGGGCTGATTGGGTGGGTGCTTTGGGACAGATTTTGATTGCCGTCCTAGCAGTATTCATTGCTTGGCGACAATATGTCATTTCCAAAGACCTGACCATCCAGCAAAATATGATTACCCAGCAGCAAACCATTGATGCTTACTTTCAGGGAGTTTCAGATCTAGCCTTAGATGATCAGGGATTGCTAGAAGATTGGCCCCAAGAGAGGGCATTTTGCGAAGGAAGAACCGCTGCAATTCTCAGTAGTGTGGATGCCCATGGGAAAGCCAAAGTGCTCAGATTTTTGTCCCAAGCCCGTTTACTGACTCCCCTCAGACGAGATAATCATTTAGGACGCCCCATGTTGGATGGGTATGGAGGATACCAAGAAGACCGAGTTTATGGTATAAGGGTTATTGACCTGAATGTAATGTTAGCCGGATCAGACCTGAGTGGTACAGATTTGCGTTGGACAGAACTCGGCGAAGCTAATATGGTCAGAGCCAATCTCAGCTTCAGTGACTTAGTGCAAGCGAATCTATCCCGCACTGTTTTATATGAAGCCAACCTCACTGGTGCTGACCTCAAGGGAGTCCGCCTATTCTATGGTTCAGTAGAAACTGCCAGTCCCCGCAGTCGTACCCATCCCCCTGACTATCGCACTGGAGCTTACACCGGTGCAGTAGTGGAAAATGTTAACTTCACCGGTGTCCAGCGGATGGATGAAAAGCAGCACTACTATTGCTGTGCTTGGTCCGGTGAAAAGTCAAGAAAAACCATCCCTGGTGGTTGTCAGGGAATTCCTAATAACTTAGGGCGTTAG